In Candidatus Ancaeobacter aquaticus, a genomic segment contains:
- the pyrR gene encoding bifunctional pyr operon transcriptional regulator/uracil phosphoribosyltransferase PyrR, with the protein MKDKLIMDDKAIERAIIRISHEILEKNKGANDIIIVGIRTRGVYIAERIVKCINDIEKIKVPMGALDITFYRDDLALRQKQPEVKKTEINFDITDKIIILVDDVVFSGRTIRAALDALIDIGRPAKIQLAVLIDRGHRELPIRPDYVGKNIPTSNDESVKVKLQDTDNEEEIIVVDE; encoded by the coding sequence ATGAAAGATAAGCTGATAATGGATGATAAGGCGATTGAACGGGCAATAATCCGTATCAGTCATGAGATCCTTGAGAAGAATAAAGGCGCAAATGATATTATTATTGTGGGGATCAGGACACGCGGTGTGTATATTGCTGAACGTATTGTAAAATGCATCAATGATATTGAGAAGATCAAAGTGCCAATGGGTGCATTAGACATTACATTTTATCGTGATGATTTAGCTCTAAGACAAAAACAGCCTGAAGTGAAGAAAACGGAAATTAATTTTGATATTACCGACAAAATTATTATTCTTGTAGATGATGTGGTTTTTTCGGGCAGGACAATACGTGCTGCGCTTGATGCCTTGATTGATATTGGTCGGCCGGCAAAAATTCAGCTTGCGGTACTTATTGACCGGGGTCATAGGGAACTGCCGATTCGACCGGATTATGTAGGAAAAAATATTCCGACATCAAATGATGAAAGTGTAAAAGTAAAGTTGCAAGATACTGATAATGAAGAAGAAATCATTGTTGTTGATGAGTAG
- a CDS encoding aspartate carbamoyltransferase catalytic subunit: MAVWTKKDFLTIRDLSKEELELLLETADSFKEISLRPIKKVPALRGKTVVNFFFEPSTRTRASFELSAKRLSADILNISSPTSSVTKGESLKDTIRNLQALKADIIIIRHSDSGAPQLVANAFPDVSIINAGDGSHEHPTQALLDLYTLKEKKGKIEGLKVAIVGDITHSRVARSNIWGLTKLGAEVTVVGPRTLIPAGIEQMGVTVQTDFMSALREVDVVYMLRVQNERLMSNVFPSIREYARLYGLTKEKLSCAKEDIIVMHPGPINRGVEISSEVADGPQSVILDQVTNGLATRMAVLFLVSSIKKNKFADNDE, encoded by the coding sequence ATGGCTGTCTGGACAAAAAAAGATTTCTTAACGATACGGGATCTGTCGAAAGAAGAACTAGAGCTACTTTTAGAAACTGCCGATTCGTTTAAAGAGATATCTCTTCGGCCGATCAAAAAAGTGCCGGCCTTGCGTGGTAAGACTGTAGTAAACTTCTTTTTCGAACCAAGCACACGTACACGGGCATCATTTGAGCTTTCAGCAAAACGATTAAGCGCAGACATCTTAAATATTTCATCACCGACAAGTAGTGTTACAAAAGGTGAATCACTCAAAGATACGATACGTAACCTTCAAGCGCTCAAGGCAGACATTATTATTATACGCCACTCTGATTCTGGTGCGCCACAGCTTGTTGCCAATGCTTTCCCTGACGTATCTATTATTAATGCGGGAGATGGATCTCACGAACATCCGACGCAGGCCTTACTCGATTTATATACGTTGAAAGAGAAAAAGGGAAAAATTGAAGGCTTAAAAGTCGCCATTGTTGGCGATATTACCCACAGTAGGGTTGCCCGATCAAATATATGGGGGCTGACAAAACTGGGTGCAGAAGTTACTGTTGTTGGGCCGCGGACATTGATTCCAGCCGGTATAGAACAGATGGGGGTAACGGTACAGACAGATTTTATGAGTGCTTTGCGAGAGGTAGATGTGGTGTACATGTTGCGTGTACAGAATGAACGGCTTATGAGTAATGTGTTTCCTTCAATACGTGAATATGCGCGGTTATATGGCCTGACAAAAGAAAAACTCTCATGTGCAAAAGAAGATATTATTGTCATGCATCCAGGACCGATCAATCGAGGGGTTGAAATATCAAGTGAGGTTGCAGATGGTCCTCAGTCGGTGATTCTTGATCAGGTGACTAATGGTCTTGCAACTCGGATGGCAGTTTTGTTTTTAGTGTCGAGTATAAAAAAGAATAAGTTTGCAGATAATGATGAATAG
- a CDS encoding dihydroorotase yields MEKLLKNGHVIDPANNINGISDILIKGNNICEVAKDITVGEGVETIDLTGKHVFPGFIDVHTHLREPGREDKETIASGTRAAAKGGFTAVFCMPNTYPVIDNSETVEFIHAKAKSEGVVNVFPVGAITKKQEGKELSEMAELKDAGVVAVSDDGFSVDDSDLMRSAMEYATMFGLPLILHCEDKSLAKKGAMNEGYWSTVLGLAGIPNAAEDVMVARDLILSKHTGAQIHIAHTSTAGSVALIRDAIKAGVKVTAETAPHYFSLTDEVLTSYDTHLKMNPPLRTAKDRESIIEGLKDGTLGVIATDHAPHTDYEKDLEFSYAPFGIIGLETAVGLAITELVEKKVLSLTDLVKKFSTDPARIFKLDKRGSLGKGCFADITVVDTKKEYVVDKNTFASKSRNTPFHGWKLKGEVYMTIVNGKTVYDINK; encoded by the coding sequence ATGGAAAAACTATTAAAAAATGGGCATGTGATTGATCCCGCAAATAATATTAATGGTATTAGTGATATTCTTATTAAAGGAAATAATATTTGTGAGGTAGCAAAAGATATTACGGTAGGAGAAGGAGTGGAAACAATTGATCTGACAGGGAAGCACGTGTTTCCCGGTTTTATTGATGTCCATACCCATTTACGTGAACCAGGTAGGGAAGATAAAGAAACAATTGCAAGCGGTACTCGAGCCGCGGCAAAAGGTGGTTTTACCGCTGTCTTTTGTATGCCTAACACGTATCCGGTAATTGATAATTCTGAAACGGTAGAATTTATACATGCAAAAGCTAAAAGCGAAGGAGTAGTCAATGTTTTTCCTGTTGGAGCAATTACAAAGAAACAGGAGGGTAAAGAACTTTCTGAAATGGCAGAACTAAAAGATGCCGGTGTTGTAGCGGTATCAGATGACGGTTTTTCAGTCGATGATTCGGATTTAATGCGCAGCGCAATGGAATATGCGACGATGTTTGGGTTACCGCTCATTTTACACTGTGAAGATAAGAGTTTAGCGAAAAAAGGTGCCATGAATGAAGGGTATTGGTCTACTGTTCTTGGTCTTGCCGGTATTCCTAATGCTGCAGAAGACGTTATGGTTGCACGTGATTTAATATTGAGTAAGCATACCGGTGCACAAATTCATATCGCTCATACGAGTACTGCGGGTAGTGTTGCGCTGATACGTGATGCAATTAAAGCAGGCGTAAAGGTAACTGCTGAGACAGCGCCACATTACTTTTCTCTCACTGATGAGGTTTTAACTTCATATGACACCCACCTAAAAATGAATCCTCCGCTAAGAACCGCAAAAGATAGAGAAAGTATTATTGAAGGATTAAAAGATGGGACGCTTGGTGTTATAGCAACGGATCACGCGCCGCACACCGATTATGAAAAAGATCTTGAGTTTAGTTACGCACCATTTGGTATTATTGGTCTTGAAACAGCAGTTGGCCTTGCGATAACTGAGCTTGTTGAAAAGAAGGTATTAAGTTTAACTGATCTTGTAAAAAAGTTTTCTACTGACCCGGCAAGAATATTCAAGCTCGATAAAAGAGGATCTTTAGGGAAGGGATGTTTTGCCGATATCACTGTTGTTGATACGAAAAAAGAGTATGTTGTGGATAAAAATACATTTGCATCAAAAAGTAGGAACACCCCGTTTCATGGATGGAAACTTAAGGGTGAAGTGTATATGACAATCGTAAACGGTAAAACCGTTTATGATATTAATAAGTAA